From Acidovorax sp. FHTAMBA, one genomic window encodes:
- a CDS encoding 2OG-Fe(II) oxygenase yields the protein MASRSDQHTDHTTTTRHTTTTRHTTATRQAITPELRRWIIEQAQAGYAAPVVLQSMRDAGWDEDVAADALEATLQDHLNELAVQQGQPAAVPVPEPRLDASPAQLDCGDRTVNVLLAMAQPRIVVFGNLLSPEECDALIADAQPRLARSLTVATKTGGEEINDDRTSDGMFFQRGQSPLIQRIEERIARLLNWPIENGEGLQVLHYRPGAEYKPHYDYFDPAEPGTPTILKRGGQRVGTLVMYLNTPEKGGGTTFPDVHLEVAPQRGNAVFFSYERPHPSTRTLHGGAPVIAGEKWIATKWLREREFR from the coding sequence ATGGCATCGCGTTCTGACCAGCACACGGACCACACCACAACCACCCGCCACACCACAACCACCCGCCACACCACAGCCACGCGGCAGGCCATCACGCCCGAGTTGCGCCGCTGGATCATTGAACAGGCCCAGGCCGGCTATGCCGCCCCCGTGGTGCTGCAGTCCATGCGCGATGCGGGCTGGGATGAAGACGTGGCGGCCGACGCCCTGGAGGCCACGCTGCAGGACCACCTGAACGAACTGGCCGTGCAACAGGGCCAGCCCGCTGCCGTACCCGTGCCCGAGCCCCGGCTGGATGCATCGCCCGCCCAGCTGGACTGCGGCGACCGCACCGTGAATGTGCTGCTGGCCATGGCCCAGCCGCGCATCGTGGTGTTTGGCAACCTGCTGTCGCCCGAGGAGTGCGATGCCCTCATCGCCGATGCACAGCCGCGCCTGGCGCGCTCGCTCACCGTGGCCACCAAGACGGGCGGTGAGGAAATCAACGATGACCGCACCAGCGACGGCATGTTCTTCCAGCGCGGCCAGAGCCCGCTGATCCAGCGCATCGAAGAGCGCATTGCGCGCCTCTTGAACTGGCCCATCGAAAACGGCGAGGGACTGCAGGTGCTGCACTACCGCCCGGGCGCCGAGTACAAGCCCCACTACGACTACTTCGACCCCGCCGAGCCCGGCACGCCCACTATCCTGAAGCGCGGCGGGCAGCGCGTGGGCACGCTGGTGATGTACCTGAACACCCCCGAAAAAGGCGGCGGCACCACCTTCCCCGACGTGCACCTCGAGGTGGCGCCGCAACGTGGCAATGCGGTGTTCTTCAGCTACGAGCGCCCACACCCCTCCACCCGCACGCTGCACGGCGGTGCGCCGGTGATTGCGGGTGAGAAATGGATCGCCACCAAGTGGCTGCGCGAACGGGAATTTAGATAA
- a CDS encoding RluA family pseudouridine synthase — translation MKHIIGGKPPSHPAPAVHPPAARLVEVDADSAGQRLDNFLIRHLKGVPKTHVYRIIRSGEVRINKGRVSADTRVEVGDVVRLPPVRISNKVAEKAERPAPAREFPVLLEDEHLIAIDKPAGVAVHGGSGVSFGVIEQLRQARPASRFLELVHRLDRETSGILLVAKKRSALTHLQDQFRERETGKTYLALVTGTWPANKKVIDLPLHKYLQAGPEGTSGAGERRVRVTTADDPDGMRSITLVKVRSTVPARAAQGLPAMSLLEVTIKTGRTHQIRVHLASQGHAIVGDDKYGDFDLNKRLQKLSMKRMFLHAWRLQFNHPASGERVQLIAELPPELADFVSPA, via the coding sequence GTGAAACACATTATAGGGGGCAAACCGCCATCCCACCCCGCCCCGGCTGTCCACCCTCCTGCAGCACGTCTGGTCGAGGTCGATGCAGACTCCGCAGGGCAGCGGCTCGATAACTTTTTGATACGCCACCTGAAAGGCGTGCCAAAAACGCATGTCTACCGCATCATCCGCAGCGGCGAGGTGCGCATCAACAAAGGCCGCGTGAGTGCCGACACCCGCGTCGAAGTCGGGGATGTGGTGCGCCTGCCGCCCGTGCGCATCTCCAACAAGGTGGCCGAAAAGGCCGAACGGCCTGCGCCCGCGCGCGAATTTCCCGTTCTCCTGGAAGACGAGCACCTGATCGCCATCGACAAACCTGCGGGTGTTGCGGTGCATGGCGGCAGCGGCGTGAGCTTTGGCGTGATCGAACAGCTGCGCCAGGCGCGGCCTGCCTCCAGGTTCCTGGAGCTGGTGCACCGGCTGGACCGCGAAACCTCAGGCATCCTGCTGGTGGCCAAGAAGCGGTCAGCGCTCACTCACCTGCAAGACCAGTTCCGTGAGCGCGAGACGGGCAAAACGTATCTGGCGCTGGTCACCGGCACCTGGCCTGCCAACAAGAAGGTCATCGACCTGCCACTGCACAAGTACCTGCAGGCGGGGCCGGAAGGCACCTCCGGTGCTGGCGAGCGCCGCGTGCGTGTGACCACGGCCGATGACCCGGATGGCATGCGCTCCATCACCCTGGTCAAGGTGCGCAGCACCGTGCCCGCGCGCGCTGCGCAGGGCCTGCCCGCCATGTCGTTGCTGGAGGTGACCATCAAGACCGGCCGCACCCACCAGATTCGTGTGCACCTGGCCAGCCAGGGCCACGCCATCGTCGGGGACGACAAATACGGCGACTTTGACCTCAACAAGCGCCTTCAGAAGCTCTCGATGAAGCGCATGTTCCTGCACGCATGGCGGTTACAGTTCAATCACCCCGCTTCGGGCGAGCGTGTGCAGCTGATTGCCGAGCTGCCCCCCGAGCTGGCTGATTTTGTGTCCCCTGCCTGA
- a CDS encoding type II toxin-antitoxin system HipA family toxin, which yields MTGAVTPHNYVPQDQLSVWALVNPARPMLVGELRLSQLVADCATFAYAPQWWNFALSEDLPLVQGQEFTAGERASAPGAIDDARPDRWGERIIRHVDRPARLSILEMLLFAGDDRFGALGVSVSADQYSPRHLGAYPQLRDLAQLSAAMEDLQTQAPVTAAMQRLIQPGVTLGGARPKALLQTDAGACVIKFSELDDAVDTPLVEHATMTLAAKAGIRVAATGVLPIPARHGKARHALTIERFDRVGDYRLHCMSARTALRAARLPESYSALATVLLRLGHPDRQGAQREELFQRMVFNILMDNTDDHERNHSLRLGLDGYHELTPAYDVVPALQNLGYQAMLVGKAGAESSLDNALTEVNEFGIRRARAIELIRQVVRVVDGWHTHFAQQGVCRADMEQLHASIDRDAMRAQRKAFL from the coding sequence TGCGCCACGTTTGCCTATGCCCCGCAGTGGTGGAACTTTGCGCTGAGCGAAGATTTGCCGCTGGTGCAAGGCCAGGAGTTCACGGCGGGCGAGCGCGCAAGCGCCCCCGGTGCCATCGACGACGCGCGGCCCGACCGATGGGGCGAGCGCATCATCCGCCATGTAGACCGGCCTGCGCGTCTGTCGATTCTGGAAATGCTGCTGTTTGCGGGTGATGACCGATTTGGCGCGTTGGGCGTGTCGGTGTCGGCAGACCAATACAGTCCGCGCCACCTGGGCGCGTACCCGCAGTTGCGTGACCTGGCGCAGCTCAGCGCCGCCATGGAAGACCTGCAGACCCAGGCCCCGGTGACGGCCGCCATGCAAAGGCTGATCCAGCCCGGGGTGACGCTGGGCGGTGCGCGGCCCAAGGCCTTGCTGCAGACCGATGCCGGAGCATGTGTCATCAAGTTCAGCGAGCTGGACGACGCGGTGGACACGCCCTTGGTGGAACACGCCACGATGACCCTGGCCGCCAAGGCCGGCATCCGCGTGGCAGCCACGGGCGTGTTGCCCATCCCTGCACGCCACGGCAAGGCACGTCACGCCCTGACCATCGAACGCTTTGACCGCGTAGGCGACTACCGGCTGCATTGCATGTCGGCCCGCACCGCGCTGCGCGCCGCGCGTTTGCCCGAGAGCTACAGCGCCCTGGCTACCGTGCTGCTGCGCCTGGGCCATCCTGACCGGCAGGGCGCGCAGCGTGAGGAGTTGTTCCAGCGCATGGTGTTCAACATCCTCATGGACAACACCGACGACCATGAGCGCAACCACAGCCTGCGCCTGGGCCTGGACGGCTACCACGAGCTGACCCCTGCGTATGACGTGGTGCCGGCGCTGCAGAACCTGGGCTACCAGGCGATGTTGGTGGGCAAGGCGGGGGCGGAGTCCAGTCTGGACAACGCGCTGACTGAGGTCAACGAGTTTGGCATTCGCAGAGCCCGTGCCATTGAGCTGATCCGCCAGGTGGTTCGTGTGGTGGATGGTTGGCACACCCACTTTGCACAGCAAGGCGTGTGCCGAGCAGACATGGAGCAACTGCACGCCAGCATCGACCGGGATGCCATGCGTGCGCAAAGGAAGGCGTTTCTCTGA
- a CDS encoding Rne/Rng family ribonuclease has translation MKRMLINATQAEERRLAIVDGQKLLDYEIEIEGREQRKGNIYKAVVTRVEPSLEACFVDYGEDRHGFLPFKEISRTYFAPGVSPSQARINEVIKEGQELLVQVEKEERGNKGAALTTFVSLAGRYVVLMPNNPRGGGVSRRIEGEDRAELKEAMDQLEYPNGMSIIARTAGIGRSAPELQWDLNYLLKLWNAIDGAAKGGKGAFLIYQESSLVIRAIRDYFNNDIGDILIDTDDIYEQAQQFMAHVMPEHAARVKRYRDDAALFSRFQIEHQIESAYARTVQLPSGGAIVIDHTEALVSVDVNSARAIKGGDIEETATRTNLEAADEVARQMRLRDLGGLIVIDFIDMEESKNRREVENRLRDALRQDRARVQFGTISKFGLMEMSRQRLKPALSEGSSIPCPRCGGSGHIRDTESSALQILRIIQEESMKDNTAAVHCQVPVEVASFLLNEKRTEIAKIELKQRVAVLMVPNKTLETPNYRLERLKHDDPRLDHIEASYKLAEEVEDPTAVTRRSQEPTNKQTPVIKGVLPDAPAPIAEPREPRPEGAARAPRGGQRPAAATAAAPVAAPAPVAAAPQEQGFFGWLKSLFGFGDTPAAPASVAAPAPVVTPEPSGRGEPRRDGRSGEGRGGRGGRGGNRDGQRDGAPREGNGEGRGRRGERSTEGRAPRDAESRPPRDAERRPEGEARDGQGRDGGRNGREGREGGGRGRRDNTEPRHQNAGLNGDNTTAMTAQVEGPNGGNNGNGGNSGNTGNGADAQPGQQPRGERGPRRERGERGNRGERTPRAVEAQEAAAAVAPGDFADTAPLAALPDLDLSGNDAQPNGAAAEEQRRERRSRDRYGRDRRERGERGPRDGNGNAEAAAPATLDFDPTQADPAPAQDEAPRRSYFTAPAAEPAAAAPAPAPVAAPVPAPANAPAPVAAPVAAPVAAPVAATPAPAVAPEAVAAPAPIAAPAAQVAPAVSGLPRVQAFALPIDDLQQVAAASGLQWVNSDADKIAAVQAAIAAEPKSIRVPRERPPAVVIDEGPLVLVETRRDLSAMKLPFEQPPSA, from the coding sequence ATGAAGCGGATGCTCATCAACGCCACGCAGGCCGAAGAACGGCGCCTGGCCATCGTCGACGGACAAAAGCTCCTCGACTACGAAATCGAAATTGAAGGGCGCGAACAGCGCAAGGGCAACATCTACAAGGCCGTTGTCACCCGCGTCGAGCCCTCGCTGGAAGCCTGTTTTGTGGACTACGGCGAGGACCGCCACGGCTTTTTGCCATTCAAGGAAATTTCGCGCACCTACTTCGCGCCCGGTGTCTCGCCCAGCCAGGCGCGCATCAATGAAGTGATCAAGGAAGGCCAGGAGCTGCTGGTCCAGGTCGAAAAGGAAGAACGCGGCAACAAGGGCGCAGCCCTGACGACCTTCGTCTCGCTGGCCGGCCGCTACGTGGTGCTGATGCCCAACAACCCCCGCGGTGGTGGCGTCTCGCGCCGCATCGAGGGTGAGGACCGCGCCGAGCTCAAGGAGGCGATGGACCAGCTGGAGTACCCCAACGGCATGTCCATCATTGCGCGCACCGCAGGCATCGGCCGCAGCGCGCCCGAACTGCAGTGGGACCTGAACTACCTGCTCAAGCTCTGGAACGCCATCGACGGCGCCGCCAAGGGTGGCAAGGGCGCCTTCCTGATCTACCAGGAATCTTCGCTCGTCATCCGCGCCATCCGCGATTACTTCAACAACGACATCGGTGACATCCTCATCGATACCGACGACATCTACGAACAGGCGCAGCAGTTCATGGCGCACGTCATGCCCGAGCATGCCGCCCGCGTGAAGCGCTACCGCGACGATGCCGCCCTGTTCAGCCGCTTCCAGATCGAGCACCAGATCGAATCGGCCTACGCCCGCACCGTGCAGCTGCCCTCGGGCGGCGCCATCGTGATCGACCACACCGAAGCGCTGGTCAGCGTGGACGTGAACTCGGCCCGCGCCATCAAGGGCGGCGACATCGAGGAAACCGCCACCCGCACCAACCTGGAAGCCGCCGACGAAGTGGCACGCCAGATGCGCCTGCGCGACCTCGGTGGCCTGATCGTGATCGACTTCATCGACATGGAAGAGTCGAAGAACCGCCGCGAAGTGGAAAACCGCCTGCGCGACGCGCTGCGCCAGGACCGCGCCCGCGTGCAGTTCGGCACCATCAGCAAGTTCGGCCTCATGGAAATGAGCCGCCAGCGCCTCAAGCCCGCGCTCTCCGAAGGCTCGTCCATCCCCTGCCCCCGCTGCGGTGGCTCGGGACACATCCGCGACACGGAATCGTCGGCCCTGCAGATCCTGCGGATCATTCAGGAAGAGTCCATGAAGGACAACACGGCCGCCGTGCACTGCCAGGTGCCAGTAGAAGTGGCCTCTTTCCTGCTCAACGAAAAGCGCACCGAGATCGCAAAGATCGAACTCAAGCAGCGCGTGGCCGTGCTGATGGTGCCCAACAAGACGCTGGAAACCCCCAACTACCGCCTGGAACGCTTGAAGCACGACGACCCGCGTCTGGACCACATTGAAGCCAGCTACAAGCTTGCCGAAGAAGTGGAAGACCCCACCGCCGTGACGCGCCGCTCGCAAGAGCCCACCAACAAGCAGACGCCGGTGATCAAGGGTGTGCTGCCGGACGCACCCGCCCCCATCGCCGAGCCGCGCGAGCCCCGCCCTGAGGGTGCTGCACGCGCACCCCGTGGCGGCCAGCGCCCGGCGGCAGCCACCGCAGCGGCACCCGTGGCTGCACCCGCACCCGTGGCCGCAGCGCCGCAGGAGCAAGGCTTCTTCGGCTGGCTCAAGAGCCTGTTCGGCTTTGGAGATACACCGGCAGCACCCGCCTCCGTGGCAGCCCCAGCACCAGTGGTCACACCGGAACCCTCTGGCCGGGGCGAACCCCGCCGTGATGGCCGCAGCGGCGAAGGCCGTGGTGGCCGCGGCGGGCGAGGTGGCAACCGTGATGGCCAGCGCGATGGCGCGCCCCGCGAAGGCAATGGCGAAGGCCGGGGCCGCCGTGGTGAGCGCTCGACAGAAGGCCGCGCACCGCGCGACGCCGAAAGCCGTCCACCCCGTGACGCCGAGCGCCGCCCCGAAGGCGAAGCCCGCGACGGGCAGGGCCGCGACGGTGGCCGCAACGGGCGCGAAGGGCGTGAGGGTGGTGGCCGTGGCCGCCGCGACAACACCGAGCCACGCCACCAGAACGCGGGCTTGAACGGTGACAACACCACCGCGATGACGGCGCAGGTGGAAGGGCCCAATGGCGGAAACAACGGTAATGGCGGTAACAGCGGCAACACCGGTAACGGCGCAGATGCCCAGCCCGGCCAGCAGCCCCGCGGCGAGCGCGGCCCACGCCGTGAACGAGGCGAACGCGGCAACCGTGGCGAGCGCACACCCCGCGCGGTGGAAGCACAGGAAGCGGCTGCAGCGGTGGCACCCGGCGACTTTGCTGACACAGCGCCGCTGGCGGCCCTGCCCGATCTGGACCTGTCCGGCAACGATGCGCAGCCCAACGGCGCCGCCGCCGAAGAGCAGCGCCGTGAGCGCCGTTCGCGCGACCGCTACGGCCGTGACCGCCGCGAGCGCGGTGAGCGCGGACCGCGTGACGGCAACGGCAATGCCGAAGCCGCCGCACCGGCGACGCTGGATTTCGACCCCACACAGGCCGACCCCGCGCCCGCGCAGGACGAAGCGCCACGCCGCAGCTACTTCACGGCCCCTGCAGCGGAGCCAGCGGCAGCGGCACCTGCCCCAGCGCCTGTGGCAGCACCCGTGCCCGCCCCAGCCAACGCACCGGCCCCCGTTGCTGCACCTGTCGCCGCGCCGGTAGCAGCCCCGGTGGCGGCCACGCCAGCCCCTGCGGTGGCACCTGAAGCTGTTGCAGCACCTGCTCCGATTGCGGCACCAGCCGCACAGGTGGCACCTGCTGTGAGCGGCCTGCCCCGCGTCCAGGCGTTTGCGCTGCCCATCGATGACCTGCAGCAAGTGGCTGCCGCATCGGGCCTGCAGTGGGTCAACTCCGACGCGGACAAGATCGCTGCCGTGCAGGCTGCGATTGCCGCCGAACCCAAGTCCATCCGCGTGCCCCGCGAGCGCCCTCCAGCAGTCGTCATCGACGAAGGCCCGCTGGTGCTGGTGGAAACCCGCCGCGACCTGTCTGCCATGAAGCTGCCGTTTGAGCAGCCTCCTTCGGCTTGA
- a CDS encoding PAS domain-containing methyl-accepting chemotaxis protein → MRINLPVTQQNFDFPGDELLVSSTNTKGEITHCNPAFARVSGFSYDELIGQPHNLIRHPDMPPEAYKDMWRTIGRGEPWTGLVKNRRKNGDHYWVRANVTPIMEGGKPRGYMSVRTKPGANEVAAAEALYAQMRSEAASGRSSLSLEAGAVRHGGLRGWAQRLAQMALLPRMALLMGLLVLLALVPDALSLQGTTAWVARLVLMLLGAAWVLWRFQAMVLHGVRDATRFASDISACNLTTSVRGDYPQPLGALMQRLQQTQLNLRAVVGDVRTEVRNFVESADEIARGGLDLSARTESQASSLQETAAAMEELASTVLQTSDTAAHVSRESAQSSEIAKRGGQAVREIGDAMQQMKLSSTKISEIVGVIEGIAFQTNLLALNAAVEAARAGEQGRGFAVVAGEVRALAQRSASSAKEISGLIGVTVGQIASGAQQMDHAGTTIGGVVDAVERVSTLVQQISSATKEQSQGISQVNEAVTQLDTVTQQNAALVEESAAAAQGLKESAVSLGRSVDVFNMP, encoded by the coding sequence ATGCGCATCAATCTGCCGGTGACCCAGCAGAATTTCGACTTTCCGGGTGATGAGTTGCTGGTATCCAGCACCAACACCAAGGGCGAAATCACCCATTGCAACCCGGCGTTTGCACGCGTGAGCGGTTTCAGCTACGACGAGCTGATCGGCCAGCCGCACAACCTGATCCGCCACCCTGACATGCCCCCCGAGGCCTACAAGGACATGTGGCGCACCATTGGCAGGGGGGAGCCGTGGACGGGCCTGGTGAAGAACCGCCGCAAGAACGGCGACCACTACTGGGTGCGCGCCAATGTCACGCCCATCATGGAGGGCGGCAAGCCGCGCGGCTATATGTCGGTGCGCACCAAACCTGGCGCCAACGAGGTCGCCGCGGCGGAGGCGCTGTATGCGCAAATGCGCAGCGAGGCGGCATCGGGCAGGAGCAGCTTGTCTCTGGAGGCAGGGGCCGTGCGCCATGGCGGGCTGCGCGGCTGGGCGCAGCGGCTGGCGCAGATGGCGCTGTTGCCGCGCATGGCGTTGCTGATGGGGTTGCTCGTGCTGCTGGCCCTGGTGCCAGACGCACTGTCGCTGCAGGGCACTACGGCCTGGGTGGCGCGGCTGGTGCTGATGCTGCTGGGAGCTGCCTGGGTGCTGTGGCGCTTTCAGGCCATGGTGCTGCATGGGGTGCGCGATGCCACGCGGTTTGCCTCGGACATCTCGGCCTGCAACCTGACGACGTCCGTGCGCGGCGACTACCCGCAGCCCCTGGGCGCGCTCATGCAGCGCCTGCAGCAGACGCAGCTGAACCTGCGCGCGGTGGTGGGAGATGTGCGCACCGAGGTGCGCAACTTCGTCGAATCGGCCGACGAAATCGCGCGCGGCGGGCTGGACCTGTCGGCCCGCACCGAATCGCAGGCCAGCAGCCTGCAGGAGACTGCGGCGGCCATGGAAGAGCTGGCCAGCACCGTGCTGCAGACGTCCGACACCGCCGCCCATGTCTCGCGCGAAAGCGCGCAAAGCAGTGAAATTGCCAAGCGGGGAGGGCAGGCCGTGCGGGAGATTGGCGACGCCATGCAGCAGATGAAGCTGTCGTCCACCAAGATCAGCGAAATTGTCGGAGTCATCGAGGGCATTGCCTTCCAGACCAATCTGCTCGCGCTCAACGCGGCCGTCGAGGCGGCCCGTGCCGGTGAGCAGGGGCGGGGTTTTGCGGTGGTGGCGGGCGAGGTGCGTGCGCTCGCGCAGCGCAGTGCCAGCTCGGCCAAGGAGATCAGTGGCCTCATCGGCGTGACGGTGGGACAGATCGCCAGCGGTGCGCAGCAGATGGACCATGCGGGCACCACGATCGGGGGCGTTGTCGACGCGGTCGAACGCGTGAGCACGCTGGTGCAGCAGATCAGCAGCGCCACCAAAGAGCAGTCGCAGGGGATTTCGCAGGTGAATGAAGCCGTGACCCAGCTCGATACCGTCACCCAGCAGAACGCCGCCCTGGTGGAAGAGTCTGCCGCAGCCGCGCAGGGCCTGAAGGAAAGTGCCGTGTCCCTGGGCCGCTCGGTGGACGTGTTCAACATGCCCTGA
- the queF gene encoding NADPH-dependent 7-cyano-7-deazaguanine reductase QueF (Catalyzes the NADPH-dependent reduction of 7-cyano-7-deazaguanine (preQ0) to 7-aminomethyl-7-deazaguanine (preQ1) in queuosine biosynthesis) yields the protein MNTPEQSQLGKASAYVDQYDASLLFPIPRAGKRAEIGITGAAPFFGADLWTAFELSWLNLRGKPQVALAHITVPCETPNIVESKSFKLYLNSFNNTRFADAAEVQARMRTDISEAVWRGAGQSATVGVKLIAPELFDQEPVHELDGLSLDRLDVECTQYQPAPELLTAEFHEAPVTETLTSNLLKSNCLVTGQPDWGSVQISYSGPQINQEGLLQYLVSFRNHNEFHEQCVERIFMDVWTRCKPIKLTVYARYTRRGGLDINPLRTSHPQALPRNVRTARQ from the coding sequence ATGAACACACCGGAACAATCCCAGCTCGGCAAGGCTTCGGCCTATGTAGACCAGTACGACGCCTCGCTGCTCTTCCCCATCCCGCGCGCAGGCAAACGGGCCGAGATCGGCATCACCGGCGCCGCACCCTTCTTTGGGGCCGACCTGTGGACGGCATTCGAGCTGTCGTGGCTGAACCTGCGCGGCAAGCCGCAGGTGGCGCTGGCGCACATCACCGTGCCGTGCGAGACGCCCAACATCGTGGAGAGCAAGTCGTTCAAGCTGTACCTCAACAGCTTCAACAACACCCGTTTTGCCGATGCGGCCGAAGTGCAGGCGCGCATGCGCACCGACATCAGCGAAGCCGTGTGGCGTGGCGCCGGGCAATCCGCCACCGTGGGCGTAAAGCTCATCGCGCCCGAGCTGTTCGACCAGGAGCCCGTGCATGAACTGGACGGCCTGAGCCTGGACCGGCTGGACGTGGAATGCACGCAGTACCAGCCCGCGCCCGAGCTGCTCACAGCCGAATTCCACGAAGCGCCCGTGACCGAGACCCTCACCAGCAACCTGCTCAAAAGCAACTGCCTGGTGACAGGCCAGCCCGACTGGGGCAGCGTGCAGATCAGTTACAGCGGCCCGCAGATCAACCAGGAAGGGCTGCTGCAGTACCTGGTGAGCTTTCGCAACCACAACGAGTTCCACGAGCAGTGCGTGGAGCGCATCTTCATGGATGTGTGGACGCGCTGCAAACCCATCAAGCTCACGGTGTACGCGCGCTACACGCGCCGGGGCGGGCTGGACATCAACCCGCTGCGCACCAGCCACCCGCAGGCCCTGCCGCGCAACGTGCGCACGGCCCGGCAGTAG
- the yaaA gene encoding peroxide stress protein YaaA, translating into MLFLLSPAKSLDYDTPLPEGLPHTTPQFVAQSTALIEVLREQSPQQIASLMALSEKLAALNVARYQAWRPRFTASNSRQALLAFNGDVYEGLDARTLAPQDLDWAQSHVAILSGLYGVLRPLDRMQPYRLEMGTRLATAAGDNLYQFWGRQIAEHLNTRLRADTKPVVVNLASQEYFKAVDRKALKARVIECVFEDWKGGGYKIISFHAKRARGLMARYAITHRVATPHQLEGFDLDGYAFVPACSTPERLVFRRKVVPST; encoded by the coding sequence ATGCTGTTCCTGCTGTCTCCCGCCAAATCGCTCGACTACGACACGCCCCTGCCCGAAGGCCTGCCACACACCACGCCCCAGTTTGTGGCGCAATCCACCGCGCTCATCGAGGTGCTGCGCGAGCAGTCACCGCAGCAGATCGCCTCGCTAATGGCTCTGAGCGAAAAGCTTGCAGCCCTGAACGTGGCGCGCTACCAGGCCTGGCGCCCCCGGTTCACGGCCAGCAATTCACGGCAGGCGCTGCTGGCCTTCAATGGCGACGTGTACGAGGGGCTGGACGCCCGCACGCTCGCCCCGCAGGACCTGGACTGGGCGCAAAGCCACGTGGCCATCCTGAGCGGCCTGTATGGCGTGCTGCGGCCGCTGGACCGCATGCAGCCCTACCGCCTGGAAATGGGCACGCGCCTGGCCACGGCCGCAGGCGACAACCTCTACCAGTTCTGGGGCCGCCAGATTGCCGAGCACCTCAACACCCGGCTGCGCGCTGACACCAAGCCGGTAGTGGTCAACCTCGCGTCGCAGGAGTACTTCAAGGCCGTGGACCGCAAGGCGCTCAAGGCCCGTGTCATCGAATGTGTGTTCGAGGACTGGAAGGGCGGCGGCTACAAGATCATCAGCTTTCATGCCAAGCGCGCGCGGGGCCTGATGGCGCGTTATGCCATCACCCACCGCGTGGCCACGCCACACCAGCTCGAAGGGTTTGATCTGGATGGCTACGCCTTTGTCCCGGCATGTTCCACGCCGGAGCGCCTGGTGTTTCGGCGCAAAGTCGTACCCTCCACATAA
- a CDS encoding DNA polymerase IV — protein MDAFFASVELLRYPQLKGLPVVIGGGRRKVDELLLQNPDGSGPREPCFIPVEDFPLLKDYVGRGVITTATYPARQFGVGSAMGMMKAARLCPQAIVLPVDFDEVRRFSRLFKSTIMEIAPVMQDRGVDEVYIDFTDVPGGQREGGRVLARLIQKSIFDRTGLTCSIGVAPNRLLAKMASEFNKPNGISIVYEEDLQGKIWPLNVRKINGIGPKAGEKLARLGIETIGQLAAQDAQWLMGHFGKSTGAWMHRVAWGRDESPVVTESEPVSMSRETTFDRDLHAVRDRAELSAIFTDLCQRVAEDLQRKGYVARTIGIKLRYEDFRIATRDHTANTYTADGATIRHLAGQCLKRVPLDKRLRLLGVRASGLVRKGDEPAPEHGPSQSGKAGRTRRGATQVMDSPQLF, from the coding sequence ATGGATGCCTTTTTTGCATCGGTCGAACTGCTGCGATATCCCCAGCTCAAGGGCCTGCCGGTGGTCATTGGCGGTGGCCGCCGCAAGGTGGACGAGCTGTTGCTGCAAAACCCCGACGGCTCCGGGCCGCGCGAGCCGTGCTTCATCCCGGTGGAGGATTTCCCGCTGCTCAAGGATTACGTGGGCCGGGGCGTGATCACCACGGCCACCTACCCCGCGCGGCAGTTTGGCGTGGGCTCGGCCATGGGCATGATGAAGGCTGCCAGGCTGTGCCCGCAGGCCATCGTGCTGCCCGTGGATTTTGACGAGGTGCGGCGCTTTTCGCGCCTGTTCAAAAGCACCATCATGGAGATTGCGCCGGTGATGCAGGACCGGGGCGTGGACGAGGTGTACATCGACTTCACGGACGTGCCCGGGGGCCAGCGCGAGGGCGGGCGCGTGCTGGCGCGGCTCATCCAGAAAAGCATCTTTGATAGGACCGGACTGACCTGTTCCATCGGCGTGGCGCCCAACCGGCTGCTGGCCAAGATGGCCAGCGAGTTCAACAAGCCCAACGGCATCTCCATCGTTTACGAGGAAGACCTGCAGGGCAAGATCTGGCCCCTCAACGTGCGCAAGATCAACGGCATCGGTCCCAAGGCGGGCGAGAAGCTGGCGCGGCTGGGCATCGAGACCATCGGTCAGCTGGCCGCGCAGGATGCGCAGTGGCTGATGGGCCACTTTGGCAAATCCACCGGCGCCTGGATGCACCGCGTGGCCTGGGGCCGCGACGAAAGCCCCGTGGTCACCGAGAGCGAGCCCGTGAGCATGAGCCGCGAGACCACCTTTGACCGCGACCTGCATGCGGTGCGCGACCGGGCCGAGCTCTCTGCCATCTTTACCGACCTGTGCCAGCGCGTAGCCGAAGACCTGCAGCGCAAGGGCTATGTGGCGCGCACCATCGGCATCAAGCTGCGCTACGAGGACTTCAGGATCGCCACGCGCGACCACACCGCGAACACGTACACGGCAGACGGTGCCACCATCCGCCATTTGGCCGGGCAATGCCTCAAGCGCGTGCCGCTGGACAAGCGCCTGCGGCTGCTGGGCGTGCGCGCCAGCGGCCTGGTGCGCAAGGGCGATGAACCTGCGCCAGAGCACGGCCCTTCGCAGTCTGGCAAGGCGGGGCGCACGCGGCGGGGTGCAACGCAGGTGATGGACAGTCCGCAGCTGTTTTGA